Proteins co-encoded in one Vicia villosa cultivar HV-30 ecotype Madison, WI unplaced genomic scaffold, Vvil1.0 ctg.001605F_1_1, whole genome shotgun sequence genomic window:
- the LOC131635979 gene encoding uncharacterized protein LOC131635979: MTVKRKTINQVFPSSLSGKRYKKDLADAATKLHIKEQLRKIAFPETTNLKPPSQSVKTKGEPKKKNSFKDARISKPPTTPAPSKIPFIDHMPGKGLPYCPTYPNQRVEGNRDLYTRVFGSKEEVEEIYNAPVPCVSGFTREDKWTRFPDMGHLTTSAYERICINLTRYGFSETFFPLRTAPTPNLNDHIICVGWVSNPRHFIKVYLIPGCHIPPISLKWTVHFTILSETWPYQFIERTQEYNKLNKIEIEKNREKSKGVPPLDLADDNFFSSFT; encoded by the exons ATGACGGTAAAACGAAAGACGATAAATCAAGTATTTCCATCTTCGCTGAGTGGGAAGCGATACAAGAAAGATTTAGCCGACGCCGCCACCAAACTTCACATCAAAGAGCAATTAAGGAAGATTGCGTTCCCGGAGACCACAAACTTGAAACCACCATCTCAATCGGTAAAAACTAAAGGGGAACCTAAGAAG AAAAATTCTTTCAAAGATGCCCGTATTAGCAAACCACCTACTACACCGGCTCCATCAAAAATACCATTCATCGATCACATGCCG GGAAAAGGATTACCATATTGTCCGACATACCCTAATCAAAGAGTTGAGGGCAATAGAGATTTATACACACGTGTGTTTGGGAGTAAAGAGGAAGTTGAAGAAATATATAACGCTCCTGTACCTTGCGTGAGTGGATTCACACGGGAGGATAAATGGACGCGGTTCCCTGATATGGGTCATCTAACAACAAGTGCGTATGAGAGAATATGTATTAATCTTACAAGATACGGTTTCTCGGAGACTTTTTTCCCTTTGCGCACTGCTCCAACACCAAATCTCAATGATCATATCATTTGTGTTGGGTGGGTTTCAAATCCGCGACATTTTATTAAAGTGTATTTGATACCGGGATGCCATATACCACCTATATCACTGAAGTGGACTGTTCATTTCACAATCCTGTCCGAGACCTGGCCATACCAATTCATTGAAAGGACGCAAGAATACAACAAGTTGAACaaaattgaaatagaaaaaaatagagaaaagtcAAAAGGGGTGCCACCGTTGGATTTGGCCGACGATAATTTTTTTAGCTCATTTACGTAG